The window TGCTTCCTCCCGGGTGGCTCGTCCTCTGATCGGTGTCCTTTCCTCTGTCCAACAGAGACCTTCTCACGGGTTCCAGGTGAACCAGAAGCTGGAGGCAGTTGACAGGAGGAACCCCATGTTGATCCGAGTCGCCACAGTAACGGCTGTAGAAGACTTCAGGGTGAAGGTACAGCGAGAGTCCGCCTGTGTTGATGGTTGTGGGGTGTGTTGTCAACAGGTGTGTTTACCTGCAGATTCATTACGACGGCTGGTCGCAGCAGTTTGACGTCTGGTGTGACAGTGACATCAGTGACCTTCACCCTTTTGGCTGGTGTCAACGCACAGGACACCCCCTGGAACCCCCCCCAGGTGTGACTGACAGTGtagagggaggtggggagggtgCACACACCTGGGCAGGTGGCGCTAACGCTGAGCTGTTCCTGTATCTGAAACAGATTCCTCCCCTGTGTCCTCCCCCTCCCAGGGTGTGTGTCCCACCCATGGCTGCAGAGGAGTGGGCCATATAAAGGGCGCCAGGTACACCGGCCACCACAGGTACGAGCCGTCTCGCTGTCCCGGCGTCACCGAGCGGCGTCACCGTTGTTATTGGCTCACAGCCCTTTCCCCACCTGTGTGTCGGCTCTGACCCAGTGCCTTCGGCTGCCCGTACTCCGACATCAACATGCGGAAGGAGGTGGTGCTCCCCGATAGGCTGGGAGGGGAGCGCGTCATTACGCTTGTTCCTGTCACCGTGTGTTCCCATGGCAACCAGCCAGACAGGTAAGCGGTCGTTAGAGTTGTATTTTGAGCCCGTCGCGGTGTTGGCGTGTTCGGAGCCGTGTAGCGTGTCGTCCTGAACGCCGCGTGCGTCCCTCTGAAGCAGCTACGACATGAAGGCGGAGAGCCGACACCAGCCCCTGATGCTCTCGGTAGGGAAGAGGAGACTTTCAGacaggtgggacacctgcagacgCCCCCTCGGGGGCCACGAGGAGCTGCTGTGGGAGACGTAGGTTAGTCATCCGCTCACTTCTTCACTCCCTTCAGGTTGAGCCAGCCCAGCAAATTCCTCCgtgtgaaacaggaagaggaggagctggaggtgacAGCCATTAATCCAGGTACAGCAggtggtcctcctggtccccctggaCGCCCGGGGGGCTGATTGTTGATCTCTGGCTGGTCTTTCTGCCCCTCAGCGCCAGCAGAGACCAGTCTGCAGGCCGCCCTCCACCAGTCCATCTTCCTGTCGGCCATGTCGGCCCAGCCAGGACGGGACCTGTCCCTCTGCTGGGAACAGCACCGTAAGCTGCTGCCAGGCGTTGCTAGGGAGACGGCAGAGACCGTCCAACACTGGAGCGTCCAGCAGGTTAGTCGGGCTGTTTGGACCGGCATGTAGGTCAAACCCCTCTGACCTCCccctctgtgacccccccctcTAGGTGGCGGAATTTGTCGAGTCACTTCCTGGTTGCGAGGAGCAGTCGAAGCAGTTTAGAGATGAGGTAAGACGGCCGTCCCAGGACGCTGTTCTCAGGCTCGTCCGCTGactgacctctctctctctctctgtgcagcAAATTGATGGGCGGGCTTTTCTCCTTCTCACCCAACGGGACATCGTCAGAATCATGTCAATCAAACTCGGCCCCGCCCTCAAGATTTATAACTCTATTTTGATGTTCAAACATGCCAAGGACAGGGGCCCGGCGTGTGCTCAGGACAGCAGCCAGGTACAGGATCAGGACCGGAGCCAATCAGACGGAGCGATCAGGAACCAGTTCCACGCAGGGGACACCTGACTGGTGCCGCTCGCGTCTGCGTGGATTCAACCGTCTGTGACATGTGACttaagcccctcccactttCCGCCGCGTCCCCGTCAGCTGTCCGTGTGTTTCTCAGGTGTTTTCGTTAGCTTCTTGGTCATGTGATGCTATCAACGCTCTAAGATCCAGGTGATGCCCTGAAACCAACCAAAGAAAAACTTTCCCCCCAACCGGATTCTGCCGTGGTTTGAACTCTCGGCGGAATCTCTGATGCACGGCCCGTCAACTGCGgcggtcgccatggcaacacggCTCCAATCGGAAGGACGACGGCCAGCTTGAGGGACTCTGATGTTCAGGAGCAGAAGTACCAACAGAACCTCTACCTCCAGTACGGTGGACCGCCTGCACGGTCCTGTCCATCGTCTGACCCGTACAGCCCATCCAAACTTGCTGTCAGGGCGAATGTTGCCGTGGTGACCACTGATCGCCTCACTTTGTGTGATGTCACCACAGCTTTTTTCAGACCTGttactgttttgctttttaggccgattttg is drawn from Takifugu flavidus isolate HTHZ2018 chromosome 17, ASM371156v2, whole genome shotgun sequence and contains these coding sequences:
- the LOC130514145 gene encoding lethal(3)malignant brain tumor-like protein 4 isoform X2, encoding MGLVAGWRRGGESVVCRTIRRKWTRLTEAFPPLGQDEVPSALMEKEPRKMKNKVSSSQGTVKKRSWSWQQYLNEQKAEAAPVSLFTQFQSFPTRRAGFKVGMKLEGIDPLHPSMFCVLTVAEVIGCRLRLHIDGYSECYDFWVNADSTEIRPAGWCKEHNHKLHPPKGQDPSDFDWTAYLDSSGSQAAPPSLFTSHSASCEFQVGMKLEAVDKKNPGLVCVASVTDVIDGRFLVHFDNWDDTYDYWCDSSSPYIHPVGWCEEQGRPLTSPQGHPNPENFVWEEYLQETGSSAAPSSAFKPRPSHGFQVNQKLEAVDRRNPMLIRVATVTAVEDFRVKIHYDGWSQQFDVWCDSDISDLHPFGWCQRTGHPLEPPPDSSPVSSPSQGVCPTHGCRGVGHIKGARYTGHHSAFGCPYSDINMRKEVVLPDRLGGERVITLVPVTVCSHGNQPDSYDMKAESRHQPLMLSVGKRRLSDRLSQPSKFLRVKQEEEELEVTAINPAPAETSLQAALHQSIFLSAMSAQPGRDLSLCWEQHRKLLPGVARETAETVQHWSVQQVAEFVESLPGCEEQSKQFRDEQIDGRAFLLLTQRDIVRIMSIKLGPALKIYNSILMFKHAKDRGPACAQDSSQVQDQDRSQSDGAIRNQFHAGDT
- the LOC130514145 gene encoding lethal(3)malignant brain tumor-like protein 4 isoform X4, with the protein product MEKEPRKMKNKVSSSQGTVKKRSWSWQQYLNEQKAEAAPVSLFTQFQSFPTRRAGFKVGMKLEGIDPLHPSMFCVLTVAEVIGCRLRLHIDGYSECYDFWVNADSTEIRPAGWCKEHNHKLHPPKGQDPSDFDWTAYLDSSGSQAAPPSLFTSHSASCEFQVGMKLEAVDKKNPGLVCVASVTDVIDGRFLVHFDNWDDTYDYWCDSSSPYIHPVGWCEEQGRPLTSPQGHPNPENFVWEEYLQETGSSAAPSSAFKPRPSHGFQVNQKLEAVDRRNPMLIRVATVTAVEDFRVKIHYDGWSQQFDVWCDSDISDLHPFGWCQRTGHPLEPPPDSSPVSSPSQGVCPTHGCRGVGHIKGARYTGHHSAFGCPYSDINMRKEVVLPDRLGGERVITLVPVTVCSHGNQPDSSYDMKAESRHQPLMLSVGKRRLSDRLSQPSKFLRVKQEEEELEVTAINPAPAETSLQAALHQSIFLSAMSAQPGRDLSLCWEQHRKLLPGVARETAETVQHWSVQQVAEFVESLPGCEEQSKQFRDEQIDGRAFLLLTQRDIVRIMSIKLGPALKIYNSILMFKHAKDRGPACAQDSSQVQDQDRSQSDGAIRNQFHAGDT
- the LOC130514145 gene encoding lethal(3)malignant brain tumor-like protein 4 isoform X1, which produces MGLVAGWRRGGESVVCRTIRRKWTRLTEAFPPLGQDEVPSALMEKEPRKMKNKVSSSQGTVKKRSWSWQQYLNEQKAEAAPVSLFTQFQSFPTRRAGFKVGMKLEGIDPLHPSMFCVLTVAEVIGCRLRLHIDGYSECYDFWVNADSTEIRPAGWCKEHNHKLHPPKGQDPSDFDWTAYLDSSGSQAAPPSLFTSHSASCEFQVGMKLEAVDKKNPGLVCVASVTDVIDGRFLVHFDNWDDTYDYWCDSSSPYIHPVGWCEEQGRPLTSPQGHPNPENFVWEEYLQETGSSAAPSSAFKPRPSHGFQVNQKLEAVDRRNPMLIRVATVTAVEDFRVKIHYDGWSQQFDVWCDSDISDLHPFGWCQRTGHPLEPPPDSSPVSSPSQGVCPTHGCRGVGHIKGARYTGHHSAFGCPYSDINMRKEVVLPDRLGGERVITLVPVTVCSHGNQPDSSYDMKAESRHQPLMLSVGKRRLSDRLSQPSKFLRVKQEEEELEVTAINPAPAETSLQAALHQSIFLSAMSAQPGRDLSLCWEQHRKLLPGVARETAETVQHWSVQQVAEFVESLPGCEEQSKQFRDEQIDGRAFLLLTQRDIVRIMSIKLGPALKIYNSILMFKHAKDRGPACAQDSSQVQDQDRSQSDGAIRNQFHAGDT
- the LOC130514145 gene encoding lethal(3)malignant brain tumor-like protein 4 isoform X3 produces the protein MKNKVSSSQGTVKKRSWSWQQYLNEQKAEAAPVSLFTQFQSFPTRRAGFKVGMKLEGIDPLHPSMFCVLTVAEVIGCRLRLHIDGYSECYDFWVNADSTEIRPAGWCKEHNHKLHPPKGQDPSDFDWTAYLDSSGSQAAPPSLFTSHSASCEFQVGMKLEAVDKKNPGLVCVASVTDVIDGRFLVHFDNWDDTYDYWCDSSSPYIHPVGWCEEQGRPLTSPQGHPNPENFVWEEYLQETGSSAAPSSAFKPRPSHGFQVNQKLEAVDRRNPMLIRVATVTAVEDFRVKIHYDGWSQQFDVWCDSDISDLHPFGWCQRTGHPLEPPPDSSPVSSPSQGVCPTHGCRGVGHIKGARYTGHHSAFGCPYSDINMRKEVVLPDRLGGERVITLVPVTVCSHGNQPDSSYDMKAESRHQPLMLSVGKRRLSDRLSQPSKFLRVKQEEEELEVTAINPAPAETSLQAALHQSIFLSAMSAQPGRDLSLCWEQHRKLLPGVARETAETVQHWSVQQVAEFVESLPGCEEQSKQFRDEQIDGRAFLLLTQRDIVRIMSIKLGPALKIYNSILMFKHAKDRGPACAQDSSQVQDQDRSQSDGAIRNQFHAGDT